A genomic region of uncultured Paludibaculum sp. contains the following coding sequences:
- a CDS encoding terminase family protein, with protein sequence MQLSDIKGLDPNILANIWRLTPASFARHLTRNEPQPWVAARHLRLLSSKIVEAVAGRTPRLIVNMPPRHGKSEEVSKFTPVWFLDNWPHKTIINVGYSTTFAEEWGRKVRNLTQQFQSQLRYRLSADSKAAGRWNTTQGGGMYATGIDGQITGRGADLFVVDDPHKDAAEANSLTKREAVWRWWTETARSRLMPGGAVILIMTRWHTDDLAGRLLKAAANGTGEKWEVLNLPAIYDDEAAKEGPDPMGRELGQALWPEFRSLEYLQALQLGLSPEAWAAQYQGRPANLVGIGNVYRSFSKAKNVRPVCFDPRRPLCWSLDFNVDPMCSTISQWHEEDMPYTYLTNQRKQVVSVLQEVCLPNSSTLEACEEFVNRTEPYRRLMQGRSIQVRIYGDRSGQSRKTVGDSDYQAIRDFFKLHPEYRVTMHLSKSNPSVKDRVNAVNAMFCNAAAEVRCFVDPSCTELIADCAQVSWKRDSSGNTTGQIDKSDMARTHVTDAFGYFVQKQFATNSQAGEQPGCMQ encoded by the coding sequence GTGCAACTGTCCGATATCAAGGGGCTGGACCCCAACATCCTGGCTAACATATGGCGTCTGACGCCTGCCAGCTTCGCGCGCCATCTGACCCGGAATGAACCACAGCCGTGGGTGGCCGCGCGTCATCTGCGCCTGCTGTCCAGCAAGATTGTGGAAGCCGTGGCCGGGCGCACGCCGCGCTTGATTGTGAACATGCCCCCACGGCACGGCAAGTCTGAAGAAGTCAGCAAGTTTACCCCTGTTTGGTTCCTCGACAATTGGCCCCACAAGACGATTATCAACGTCGGGTACAGCACCACGTTCGCGGAAGAGTGGGGCCGGAAGGTTCGAAACCTGACGCAGCAATTCCAATCGCAATTGCGCTATCGGTTGAGTGCTGACAGTAAGGCCGCAGGGCGCTGGAACACAACGCAGGGCGGTGGCATGTATGCCACTGGCATTGACGGCCAGATCACCGGACGTGGTGCGGATCTGTTCGTTGTTGATGACCCCCATAAGGACGCCGCAGAAGCCAATAGCTTGACCAAGCGTGAAGCAGTATGGCGGTGGTGGACGGAAACGGCACGGTCGCGCCTGATGCCGGGTGGCGCGGTTATTCTCATCATGACCCGGTGGCATACGGATGACCTCGCTGGCCGTCTGCTGAAGGCCGCAGCCAATGGGACTGGTGAAAAGTGGGAAGTGCTGAATCTGCCCGCGATCTACGATGACGAAGCCGCGAAGGAAGGCCCGGACCCGATGGGCCGGGAACTGGGGCAGGCGCTTTGGCCTGAATTCCGCAGCCTCGAATACCTGCAAGCCTTGCAGTTGGGCCTGTCACCTGAAGCGTGGGCCGCGCAGTACCAAGGCCGTCCGGCCAATCTGGTGGGCATTGGCAACGTGTACCGCAGCTTCAGCAAGGCCAAGAACGTGCGCCCTGTCTGCTTTGACCCGCGCAGGCCGCTGTGTTGGTCCCTGGACTTCAACGTGGACCCGATGTGCAGCACCATCAGCCAGTGGCATGAAGAAGACATGCCCTATACCTACCTGACGAACCAACGCAAGCAGGTGGTGTCAGTGCTTCAGGAAGTCTGTCTGCCGAACAGCAGCACCCTGGAAGCCTGCGAAGAATTCGTTAATCGCACGGAACCGTACAGACGCCTGATGCAAGGCCGGTCCATTCAGGTGCGCATCTACGGTGACCGGTCCGGTCAGTCACGCAAGACGGTTGGTGACAGTGACTATCAAGCCATTCGGGACTTCTTTAAGCTGCACCCGGAATACCGGGTCACAATGCACCTAAGTAAATCTAACCCGTCTGTGAAGGACCGGGTAAACGCCGTCAATGCAATGTTTTGCAATGCGGCTGCTGAAGTCCGTTGCTTCGTTGACCCGTCCTGCACTGAACTGATTGCGGACTGTGCGCAGGTATCATGGAAACGCGATAGCTCCGGGAACACCACCGGGCAGATTGACAAGTCAGACATGGCGCGCACGCACGTGACTGACGCGTTCGGCTACTTCGTTCAGAAGCAGTTCGCCACCAATTCACAGGCCGGGGAACAACCCGGCTGCATGCAGTAA
- a CDS encoding P22 phage major capsid protein family protein, with translation MSAITSANLANAIVKLVAVDILNPLVGELIMGNLVNRDFEAVLATAGDTVNVPIPPSMVANDLIEGGTVQTQNPNLGNAAIVLDKHKEATFTIPDVTKVIGHPQLLTAYMKPAIIAIVEAVEKDLLKKWSYLDANTPVGAAGTGLTEVTLDAAETALFKAKVPRSEDKYLVVSAEEYATLRQIARFSEVDKYGSGDAIITGKVGKLKDFSIFRSQYVDKTGTSPVNTHNLAFAKDAIALATRRLPKPLPGTGAIAEYSEMGNFGVRITMSYEPNTLAQQFTVDILYGAGILRNTHGIQVNS, from the coding sequence ATGAGTGCGATTACGAGTGCGAATCTCGCGAATGCGATTGTCAAGTTGGTGGCCGTGGATATCCTGAATCCACTGGTTGGCGAACTGATTATGGGCAATCTGGTCAATCGCGACTTCGAAGCTGTCCTGGCCACTGCGGGCGATACGGTCAACGTGCCGATTCCCCCGTCCATGGTGGCCAACGATCTGATTGAGGGTGGCACCGTGCAGACGCAGAACCCCAATCTGGGCAACGCGGCCATTGTGCTGGACAAGCACAAGGAAGCAACGTTTACCATCCCGGACGTGACCAAGGTGATTGGTCACCCGCAGTTGCTGACCGCGTATATGAAGCCCGCCATCATCGCGATCGTGGAAGCGGTGGAGAAGGACCTGCTGAAGAAGTGGTCCTACCTGGACGCCAACACCCCGGTTGGTGCGGCGGGCACGGGCCTGACGGAAGTCACCCTGGACGCGGCGGAAACGGCGCTGTTCAAGGCCAAGGTTCCCCGGTCCGAAGACAAGTATCTGGTGGTTTCGGCGGAAGAGTATGCCACCCTGCGGCAGATTGCTCGCTTCAGCGAAGTGGACAAGTACGGCAGCGGTGACGCCATCATCACCGGCAAGGTGGGTAAGCTGAAGGACTTCAGCATCTTCCGCAGCCAGTATGTGGACAAGACGGGCACGTCCCCGGTCAACACCCACAATCTGGCGTTCGCCAAGGACGCCATTGCCTTGGCCACGCGGCGCTTGCCCAAGCCCCTGCCCGGCACCGGTGCCATTGCGGAGTACTCCGAAATGGGCAATTTCGGTGTGCGTATCACCATGAGCTATGAGCCCAACACGCTGGCCCAGCAGTTCACGGTGGACATCCTGTATGGTGCGGGCATCCTGCGCAACACCCACGGCATCCAGGTCAACAGCTAG